One genomic window of Candidatus Nitrospira inopinata includes the following:
- a CDS encoding DsrE family protein, which yields MDFPARRKLGILLALPPTDRSATVVHGLAQAACEAGHEVYLYLIDEGVKNLNSPSYRDLATSGVRMFACAYGCQQHHVSTADLDSSISLSGLVVLSGLIDACEPFLSFT from the coding sequence GTGGATTTTCCTGCTCGACGAAAATTGGGAATTTTACTTGCGCTTCCTCCGACCGATAGAAGCGCCACCGTCGTTCACGGCTTGGCTCAAGCCGCATGTGAGGCCGGTCATGAGGTGTATCTCTACTTGATCGATGAAGGGGTCAAGAACTTGAACTCTCCATCCTATCGAGACCTGGCTACATCGGGAGTGCGCATGTTTGCCTGTGCGTATGGGTGCCAGCAACATCATGTCTCGACAGCCGATCTTGATTCCTCGATCTCTCTTTCCGGGCTTGTCGTTCTTTCCGGCCTCATTGACGCATGTGAGCCGTTTCTGTCGTTCACGTAA
- the hisS gene encoding histidine--tRNA ligase: MNTIKGIKGVKDVLPEETPRWRLIEETARRWADLYGFREIRVPIFEVTELFARSIGTSTDIVEKEMYTFQDRDGTSLTLRPEGTAGTVRAYIEHNRAADPAPQKFFYSGPMFRHERPQAGRLRQFHQFGVESFGMADPRADVEVIALLWRILSDLKLPALTLEINNLGSAEDRAAYRPRLVEFLRTVADPLCVNCRRRLDTNPLRVLDCKVPGCRAATEPAPRLADSLSDEARAYFAGVLNGLDSIGIPYRLNHRLVRGLDYYCLTTFEVTSTALGAQNAVGAGGRYDGLVEALGGPPTPAVGFAIGLERIALMLPQAAGLPSPRSATVYVAGFGVSGAPAGFSALEELRLAGISAVADFRATSLKSHLRQADRLAAGFALIIGDDEVDKGVGILRDMNTKNQYAVSLASLCGDVSSRIRGS; encoded by the coding sequence ATGAATACGATCAAGGGGATCAAAGGAGTCAAAGACGTCCTGCCGGAAGAGACGCCCCGATGGAGGTTGATCGAGGAGACTGCGAGGCGTTGGGCCGATCTCTACGGCTTCCGTGAGATTCGAGTGCCCATATTCGAGGTGACCGAGTTGTTTGCCAGAAGTATCGGAACCTCGACCGACATCGTGGAGAAGGAGATGTACACCTTCCAGGATCGGGATGGAACGTCGCTCACGCTCCGCCCTGAGGGAACCGCGGGCACGGTTCGCGCCTACATTGAACACAACCGCGCGGCCGATCCCGCTCCTCAAAAATTTTTCTATTCCGGGCCGATGTTCCGCCACGAGCGTCCGCAGGCGGGACGACTCCGTCAATTTCATCAATTCGGCGTCGAATCGTTCGGTATGGCCGATCCGCGCGCCGACGTGGAAGTGATCGCTCTGCTCTGGCGCATCCTGTCGGATCTCAAGCTGCCGGCCCTGACTCTCGAGATCAATAACCTGGGTTCCGCCGAAGACCGCGCGGCATACCGGCCCCGCTTGGTCGAGTTTCTCCGCACCGTCGCCGACCCGCTCTGCGTCAACTGTCGCCGACGCCTCGATACGAACCCGCTGCGCGTGTTGGACTGCAAGGTTCCCGGCTGTCGGGCCGCGACGGAGCCGGCTCCTCGCCTGGCTGACAGCCTATCGGATGAGGCCCGCGCCTACTTTGCCGGCGTGCTAAATGGTCTTGATTCCATCGGCATTCCTTATCGCCTGAACCACCGCCTTGTCCGAGGATTGGATTATTATTGTCTGACGACCTTCGAGGTCACGTCCACCGCTCTCGGCGCCCAGAACGCCGTCGGAGCCGGAGGACGCTACGACGGACTCGTCGAGGCCTTAGGGGGTCCTCCAACGCCGGCCGTCGGTTTTGCAATAGGGCTGGAGAGAATCGCGCTAATGTTGCCGCAGGCCGCGGGTCTTCCGTCTCCTCGGTCGGCAACCGTTTACGTCGCAGGATTCGGTGTCTCCGGAGCGCCGGCCGGTTTCTCGGCCCTTGAAGAACTCCGCCTTGCGGGAATATCCGCCGTCGCCGATTTCCGAGCCACGTCGCTTAAATCGCATCTTCGTCAAGCCGACCGACTCGCCGCCGGATTCGCCTTGATCATCGGCGACGACGAAGTCGACAAAGGAGTTGGAATTCTCCGGGACATGAATACAAAAAATCAGTATGCGGTCTCTCTGGCTTCTCTCTGTGGTGACGTCTCCTCCCGCATCCGGGGATCCTAG
- a CDS encoding FAD-dependent thymidylate synthase, translating into MMEHERSTGRVIAIGPMPPEKCAYALARYSRSPDSIENSIRWVHGHSSEKFWEQFYFDYGHASIADLGHVVICFEDISELAAIRLEDEPLWDGQAKSSRYQNFAVGRWFVPHHIRGRETEAVYEGILRSLSEAYRLLHDPLIASLSEREPRPQTMSQADYQRRIAARAFDVTRYLLPLAATTNVGQVVSIRTLEKQMTRLLSSPLTELRAIGEKLQEACRRPPVTLWNELCGENALCADPLAPTLARHAKANPYLASVYSDLARHAKEVLRGGGLDRPDQWSAVEPVDLIEPHHPLDEIVATLLYRVAHAPYRHVLAVVRDWSEKQKRETIEVAIKRRGPHDELIKEFRSGYAILFDVLMDIGAWRDLHRHRRCQQVQQNFTTLHGYDVPPPLIAAGLDRDYRQAMDAVRGDIELLKKEDQEAALYAIPFGFKVRCLFKMDYAEAEYIAKLRSGVKGHWSYRTVAWQMKQRLAARYPALGELIQATPPDVEDALNR; encoded by the coding sequence ATGATGGAACACGAACGGTCGACCGGCCGGGTGATCGCGATCGGGCCGATGCCCCCCGAAAAATGCGCGTACGCGTTGGCGCGCTACAGCCGTTCACCGGACTCCATTGAAAACAGCATCCGGTGGGTTCACGGCCACTCGTCGGAGAAGTTTTGGGAGCAGTTCTACTTCGACTACGGCCATGCTTCCATCGCCGACCTCGGCCACGTCGTCATCTGCTTCGAAGACATCTCGGAACTGGCGGCGATTCGATTGGAGGACGAGCCGCTCTGGGACGGCCAGGCCAAATCCAGTCGGTACCAAAATTTCGCCGTCGGCCGGTGGTTCGTGCCCCATCACATCCGAGGCCGTGAAACCGAGGCCGTCTACGAAGGAATCCTCCGGAGCCTCTCCGAGGCGTATCGACTGTTGCACGACCCGTTGATCGCCTCTCTCTCCGAGCGGGAACCTCGGCCGCAGACGATGAGTCAGGCCGATTACCAGCGCAGGATCGCGGCACGCGCCTTCGATGTGACGCGATATCTCCTTCCGCTTGCGGCCACGACCAACGTGGGACAGGTCGTGAGCATTCGAACGTTGGAGAAGCAAATGACGCGCTTGCTGTCGTCCCCATTGACGGAATTGCGAGCGATCGGCGAAAAATTGCAGGAGGCCTGCCGGCGCCCGCCGGTCACGCTCTGGAACGAGCTCTGCGGCGAGAACGCCCTCTGTGCCGACCCGCTGGCTCCGACGTTGGCGAGGCACGCCAAGGCCAACCCCTATCTGGCGTCGGTGTATTCGGACCTGGCCCGCCACGCGAAAGAAGTCCTGCGCGGCGGGGGACTCGACCGGCCGGATCAGTGGAGCGCCGTCGAGCCGGTCGACCTGATCGAGCCCCATCATCCGTTGGACGAAATCGTCGCGACGCTCTTGTACCGTGTCGCGCACGCTCCGTATCGGCACGTTCTGGCCGTCGTGCGGGATTGGTCCGAAAAACAAAAGCGCGAGACGATCGAAGTCGCCATCAAGCGGCGGGGGCCCCATGACGAGCTGATCAAAGAGTTTCGGAGCGGCTACGCCATTCTGTTCGACGTGCTCATGGACATCGGCGCCTGGCGCGACCTTCATCGCCACAGACGTTGCCAGCAGGTACAGCAGAATTTTACGACCCTGCACGGGTATGACGTCCCTCCGCCGTTGATCGCGGCGGGTTTGGATCGGGACTATCGGCAAGCCATGGACGCCGTGCGCGGGGACATCGAGCTTCTCAAGAAGGAAGACCAAGAGGCGGCGCTCTATGCCATCCCGTTCGGTTTCAAGGTGCGGTGCCTGTTTAAGATGGACTATGCGGAGGCGGAGTACATCGCCAAGCTCCGATCCGGCGTCAAAGGCCATTGGTCTTATCGCACGGTTGCCTGGCAGATGAAGCAAAGGCTGGCCGCACGATATCCCGCGTTGGGTGAACTGATCCAGGCGACGCCCCCCGACGTCGAAGACGCCTTGAATCGATGA
- a CDS encoding tetratricopeptide repeat protein, protein MSLHQLECEAAILAGSWETLLARAQAWSRELEAAGTADPCPHFAMNVVYLLQGRFAEAWKVHARCLEAADDIARVRFWVDSLLERQSDNGHVHLVRGLFLSQSGFSEQSMSCYKEAARLNPQSAHPHYFLAQIHQRANRLEMAIKEYKEAVRLEPSFASARTNLGVAYQEQGRLEMAIKEYREVIKLQPNDPVAHANLGCALAEQGKMEPALQSYKEALRLNPNDAEVHFAMGGLYETRGRLDLAQKSYRDALQADPHFGQAHSALGWLALRKDRLQEAQEAFNRALACNAEDAAAYHGLAEIYALRGKRQSAMENYSKALRYYRDPEKKNQIMNQLFQEGQVGD, encoded by the coding sequence ATGAGCCTCCATCAACTGGAATGCGAAGCCGCCATCCTGGCCGGATCGTGGGAAACGCTCCTGGCCCGGGCTCAGGCCTGGAGCAGGGAGTTGGAGGCCGCCGGAACGGCGGACCCATGTCCCCACTTCGCGATGAACGTCGTCTACCTCTTGCAGGGGCGGTTCGCCGAAGCCTGGAAAGTCCATGCGCGTTGTCTTGAGGCCGCGGACGATATCGCCAGAGTCCGGTTCTGGGTCGATTCTCTCCTCGAACGACAATCGGACAACGGCCATGTCCATCTCGTCCGGGGCCTCTTCCTGTCCCAGTCGGGTTTTTCAGAACAGTCGATGTCCTGCTACAAGGAGGCGGCGAGACTGAACCCGCAATCCGCCCATCCCCATTATTTTCTTGCCCAGATTCACCAGCGGGCGAACCGACTCGAAATGGCGATCAAGGAATATAAGGAGGCCGTGCGGTTGGAACCCTCTTTCGCCTCGGCGCGGACCAATCTGGGTGTGGCGTATCAAGAACAGGGCCGGCTCGAAATGGCGATCAAGGAATACCGGGAAGTCATCAAGTTGCAGCCGAACGATCCGGTGGCTCACGCGAATTTGGGGTGCGCCTTGGCCGAGCAGGGCAAGATGGAGCCGGCGCTTCAGTCCTACAAAGAAGCCCTGCGGTTGAACCCGAACGACGCGGAGGTGCACTTTGCCATGGGGGGACTGTATGAGACGCGGGGTCGGCTCGACTTGGCGCAGAAGAGTTACCGTGACGCCCTCCAAGCCGACCCACACTTCGGTCAGGCCCATTCCGCCTTGGGGTGGTTGGCGCTTCGGAAGGACCGGCTGCAGGAAGCGCAGGAGGCGTTCAATCGGGCCCTTGCGTGCAACGCCGAGGACGCCGCCGCCTATCACGGCCTGGCGGAGATCTACGCCCTGCGCGGCAAGCGACAAAGCGCCATGGAGAACTACAGTAAGGCGCTCAGGTATTATCGCGATCCGGAAAAGAAAAATCAGATTATGAACCAGCTCTTTCAGGAAGGTCAGGTGGGGGACTAG
- a CDS encoding cupredoxin domain-containing protein: MKGLRFERIGNGRHYNVVFHIGSTYVPVSDETVEELKQQSLLPAERFLDLLVDRVGYSSYLKDQIRTELKNAGDPVTQITVLQGAIRDL, translated from the coding sequence GTGAAAGGTCTACGGTTCGAGCGCATCGGGAACGGGCGGCACTACAACGTGGTCTTCCACATCGGCAGCACTTACGTCCCCGTCAGCGACGAAACGGTCGAAGAACTCAAACAACAGAGCCTGTTGCCGGCGGAGCGGTTCCTCGATCTCCTGGTCGATCGCGTCGGCTACTCATCCTATTTGAAGGACCAGATCAGAACTGAGCTGAAAAATGCGGGCGATCCCGTAACGCAGATCACCGTGCTCCAAGGAGCGATTCGCGACCTCTAG
- a CDS encoding AAA domain-containing protein: protein MTVHDLIESCLSRLHAEQKRIVEGGQETCVAVPPGRLVRTIGGLHLYEFIVPAGVSLPIDVAVAVVPSNDTEPTEGITLSQTDRAALVQTAEVLGDPVPSATLIPDLAGHLNITADRLEDMIKKGEAYTLGPAERLVPLFQEGERRRRIPPESSALTMVWLEDRLLRRQRLADLTVDLVRANKRVLLLSPDHHESDRATGAVARAMKAAGLSYRTLISRYEVPLLGESGGIALQELGFEAQVHRFYAQSQSEKASLRRKYERFRELAPLMTSKAQKQKDLDEVRLLEWRLVSRLRDLQAQSADVETTLTHYENLPLFQRLTMQAVGKNRESLDQYRRLYQRQMETLHKEIDLAQARIRELAPEAAVSRDLKQEYDELKEAMAKLGGTKKIRELLAAEADPNRQAFLQHRRLVAATPGRVAGDPLFGRVRFDVLIVDEAPRIAVVHLLAAAGLARERLVLSGDPNEIDSTGQWAVSDPGVSAMRPSPSRTLA from the coding sequence ATGACGGTCCACGACCTGATTGAATCCTGCCTCTCCCGCCTTCACGCGGAACAAAAACGGATCGTCGAAGGAGGGCAAGAGACGTGTGTCGCGGTACCTCCGGGTCGATTGGTGCGGACGATCGGAGGCCTTCACCTGTATGAATTCATCGTGCCCGCCGGAGTTTCGCTTCCGATCGACGTCGCCGTTGCCGTCGTCCCGAGCAACGACACGGAACCCACCGAGGGGATCACCCTGAGCCAAACCGATCGGGCGGCTCTTGTGCAGACGGCGGAGGTGCTCGGAGACCCCGTGCCATCCGCAACCTTGATTCCGGATCTCGCCGGGCATCTCAACATCACTGCCGACCGATTGGAGGACATGATCAAGAAAGGCGAGGCCTACACTCTCGGGCCGGCCGAACGGTTGGTTCCCCTGTTCCAGGAGGGAGAACGGCGCAGACGGATTCCTCCCGAATCGTCGGCCCTGACCATGGTTTGGCTGGAGGACCGATTACTGCGGCGACAGCGGTTGGCTGACTTGACGGTGGACCTCGTCCGCGCCAACAAGCGAGTCCTGTTGCTCAGTCCGGACCACCACGAATCGGACCGGGCGACGGGCGCCGTCGCGCGCGCCATGAAGGCCGCGGGGCTGAGCTATCGGACGTTGATCAGCCGGTACGAAGTGCCGCTCCTTGGCGAAAGCGGCGGTATCGCCCTGCAGGAGCTGGGATTCGAAGCGCAAGTCCATCGATTTTACGCCCAGTCGCAATCCGAAAAGGCTTCGCTCCGACGGAAGTACGAGCGGTTCCGAGAGCTTGCCCCGCTGATGACCTCCAAAGCGCAGAAACAGAAAGACCTGGACGAGGTTCGGTTGCTCGAATGGCGACTCGTCTCTCGACTGAGGGATCTTCAAGCCCAATCGGCCGATGTCGAGACCACGCTCACCCACTACGAGAACCTGCCGTTGTTCCAGCGGTTGACGATGCAGGCGGTCGGAAAGAACAGGGAGTCCCTTGACCAATACCGCCGGCTGTATCAACGGCAGATGGAGACGTTGCACAAAGAGATCGACCTGGCCCAGGCGCGGATTCGGGAATTGGCGCCAGAAGCCGCCGTCTCGCGCGATCTGAAACAGGAGTATGATGAGCTGAAGGAAGCCATGGCGAAGCTGGGGGGGACGAAAAAAATTCGGGAACTGTTGGCCGCCGAGGCGGACCCGAACCGGCAGGCGTTCCTTCAACATCGCCGGCTGGTGGCCGCCACGCCGGGGCGGGTGGCCGGCGATCCGTTGTTTGGCCGTGTTCGGTTCGACGTGCTGATCGTCGATGAAGCGCCGCGCATCGCGGTGGTTCACCTGTTGGCTGCGGCCGGTCTGGCGCGTGAACGGCTGGTGCTGAGCGGCGATCCGAACGAGATCGACTCGACCGGGCAATGGGCGGTTTCCGACCCCGGCGTCTCCGCGATGCGTCCGTCTCCGTCACGGACGCTTGCTTGA
- the gcvP gene encoding aminomethyl-transferring glycine dehydrogenase gives MAEPNLLEPTDSFVHRHLGLTDADIQEMLATLGFHSLDALADATVPEDIRIRRPLSLPLHRGERAILARLREVASKNVVARSLIGMGYYDCVTPGVIQRNILENPAWYTQYTPYQAEISQGRLEALVIFQTMVADLTGLPVANASLLDEATAAAEAMAMCLAIARAKGEERSEFFVSRDCHPQTIAVLQTRAEPLGITIRTGVTTAIEHGGRLCGLLLQYPATDGYVGDFSDIVAKAHEAGALVVVATDLLALTLLKPPGEFGADIAVGSTQRFGVPMGFGGPHAAFLSTKEEHKRQIPGRLVGVSKDATGKPAFRLALQTREQHIRRERATSNICTAQVLLAIMAAMYAVYHGPDGLRRIAERVHGLTLLLAEGLRRLGFDVRPDLFFDTIRVPLTGAQADQIVNRACGRGINLRRYDDDSLGLSLDEVSSTEEVVRLWEIFSVSERLPFAPADLIPAVEPAYPPSLARTSTYLSHEVFHRYHSEHEMLRYLHRLQAKDLSLVHSMIPLGSCTMKLNATTEMLPITWPEFAGLHPFAPEEQTRGYQELIHQLTGWLAEISGFAAFSVQPNAGSQGEYAGLMVIRAYHRSRGEGHRNICLIPVSAHGTNPASAAMAGMTVVPVACDRQGNINIDDLEAKAAQHRDRLAAVMLTYPSTHGVFEAGVRRICQIIHTHGGQVYMDGANMNAMVGLCRPGDIGADICHLNLHKTFCIPHGGGGPGVGPIGAAAHLVPFLPGHPLVKVGGADAIGPIAAAPYGSAGILPISWTYIALMGREGLTNATKVAILNANYMAKRLEKHFSVLYAGDAGLVAHEFILDLREFKESAGIEAMDVAKRLMDYGFHAPTVSFPVPGTLMIEPTESESKAELDRFCDALIRIRSEIQEIAEGRQPRMNNLLKNAPHTATAVAATEWNRPYSREQAAFPAPWVVQAKFWPSVSRIDEAYGDRHLVCTCPPMESYQL, from the coding sequence ATGGCCGAGCCGAACCTTCTTGAGCCGACCGATTCTTTTGTTCATCGTCACCTTGGGCTCACGGACGCGGATATCCAAGAAATGCTGGCGACGCTGGGCTTCCACTCGCTCGACGCGCTCGCCGACGCGACGGTTCCCGAAGACATTCGGATTCGCCGACCCCTTTCTCTTCCCCTTCATCGGGGCGAACGGGCGATACTGGCTCGGTTGAGAGAGGTCGCGTCCAAGAACGTCGTGGCCCGTTCCTTGATCGGCATGGGCTACTACGACTGTGTGACTCCCGGAGTGATCCAACGGAACATTTTGGAAAATCCCGCCTGGTACACCCAGTACACCCCCTATCAAGCCGAGATTTCGCAGGGGCGCCTGGAGGCCCTGGTGATTTTTCAAACCATGGTCGCGGACTTGACCGGCTTGCCGGTTGCGAATGCGTCGCTCTTGGACGAAGCCACGGCGGCGGCGGAAGCGATGGCGATGTGTTTGGCGATCGCCCGAGCCAAAGGCGAAGAACGATCGGAGTTCTTCGTGTCACGCGATTGCCATCCCCAAACGATCGCGGTCTTGCAAACCAGAGCCGAGCCGCTCGGGATCACCATCCGAACCGGCGTCACGACGGCGATCGAGCACGGCGGTCGATTGTGCGGTCTCTTGTTGCAATACCCCGCGACGGACGGGTATGTGGGAGATTTCAGCGACATCGTCGCCAAAGCCCATGAGGCCGGAGCTCTCGTCGTGGTCGCCACGGATCTGCTGGCCTTGACGCTGCTCAAGCCCCCCGGAGAATTCGGCGCCGACATCGCCGTGGGTTCGACGCAACGATTCGGCGTGCCCATGGGATTCGGAGGACCGCACGCCGCGTTTTTATCGACGAAGGAAGAGCACAAGCGGCAGATTCCCGGCCGCCTCGTCGGCGTCTCCAAGGACGCGACGGGGAAACCGGCCTTCCGGCTCGCTCTCCAAACGAGAGAGCAACACATTCGACGAGAGAGGGCCACCAGCAACATCTGCACGGCGCAAGTCCTGCTGGCCATCATGGCGGCCATGTACGCGGTGTACCACGGGCCCGACGGCCTGCGGCGCATCGCCGAGCGCGTGCACGGGCTCACGCTGCTGCTGGCGGAGGGGCTGCGGCGGCTCGGGTTCGACGTGCGGCCCGATCTGTTTTTCGATACGATCCGCGTTCCCCTTACGGGCGCGCAGGCCGACCAGATCGTCAATCGGGCCTGCGGACGCGGGATCAATCTGCGTCGGTACGACGACGATTCCCTCGGCCTGTCGCTCGATGAAGTCAGTTCAACAGAGGAAGTCGTCCGCCTCTGGGAAATTTTCTCCGTGAGCGAGCGGCTGCCCTTCGCGCCGGCGGATCTGATTCCCGCCGTCGAGCCGGCCTATCCGCCGTCCCTCGCCAGGACCAGCACCTATCTCTCCCACGAGGTCTTCCACCGTTACCACTCCGAACATGAGATGCTCCGGTATCTCCATCGCCTGCAGGCCAAGGACCTGTCGCTCGTGCATTCCATGATCCCGTTGGGTTCCTGCACGATGAAGCTGAATGCCACTACCGAGATGCTGCCCATCACCTGGCCGGAGTTCGCCGGACTTCATCCGTTTGCGCCGGAAGAACAGACGCGGGGTTATCAGGAACTCATTCACCAGCTCACCGGTTGGCTTGCGGAGATCTCCGGTTTCGCGGCCTTTTCCGTTCAGCCGAACGCGGGCTCTCAGGGAGAATACGCGGGCTTGATGGTGATTCGCGCCTACCACCGGTCCAGGGGTGAAGGGCACCGGAACATCTGCCTGATTCCGGTCTCGGCCCACGGCACCAACCCCGCCAGCGCCGCAATGGCCGGTATGACGGTCGTGCCGGTCGCCTGCGATCGCCAAGGCAATATCAACATCGACGACCTGGAAGCCAAAGCCGCCCAACACCGGGACCGGTTGGCGGCGGTGATGCTCACCTATCCCTCGACCCACGGGGTCTTCGAGGCCGGCGTGCGCCGTATCTGCCAGATCATTCACACGCACGGCGGTCAGGTCTATATGGACGGCGCCAACATGAACGCCATGGTGGGTCTGTGTCGGCCCGGCGACATCGGCGCGGACATCTGCCATCTGAACCTTCACAAGACGTTTTGCATTCCGCACGGCGGCGGCGGCCCCGGCGTGGGACCCATCGGCGCGGCGGCGCACCTGGTCCCTTTCCTGCCCGGTCATCCGCTCGTCAAGGTGGGGGGGGCCGACGCCATCGGTCCGATTGCCGCCGCGCCCTACGGGAGCGCCGGCATCCTTCCGATCTCCTGGACGTACATCGCCTTAATGGGACGAGAAGGGCTGACCAACGCCACCAAGGTGGCCATCCTGAACGCCAACTACATGGCGAAGCGGCTGGAGAAACACTTTTCGGTCCTGTACGCCGGAGACGCCGGGTTGGTCGCGCATGAGTTCATTCTGGACCTGCGCGAGTTCAAAGAAAGCGCCGGTATCGAGGCGATGGATGTAGCCAAACGGCTCATGGACTATGGATTTCACGCCCCCACGGTGTCTTTTCCCGTGCCCGGCACCCTCATGATCGAGCCGACGGAAAGCGAGTCGAAGGCCGAGCTCGATCGATTTTGCGACGCGCTGATTCGCATCCGCTCCGAAATCCAAGAGATCGCCGAGGGCCGCCAGCCGCGCATGAACAATCTGTTGAAAAACGCGCCCCACACGGCGACCGCCGTCGCGGCCACGGAGTGGAATCGTCCTTACAGTCGCGAGCAGGCGGCGTTTCCCGCCCCCTGGGTCGTCCAGGCCAAATTTTGGCCGAGTGTGAGCCGGATCGACGAAGCCTACGGCGACCGCCACCTCGTCTGCACCTGCCCGCCGATGGAGAGTTATCAACTGTAA
- a CDS encoding Cif family virulence factor has translation MASRKDGTPTTEQRGSAGGAKTGVIAIGLGVLVAVAVGVGVAPRLLDFVRGPSSSSKTVSSSFSLSQPAPPPPVKPETPLTTESIEALLADLDQAVKRKDVEGILRRIAPDAVILIRMKQGAHHQTALLSREDYRKTLAAEFAFLSADDFVRANTKVSLAPDERSAKISFKTTETLRQAEREFTVEGEHTLLVTMRGDKPTIVSLERDVPGDST, from the coding sequence ATGGCATCGCGAAAAGACGGGACGCCGACGACCGAACAACGGGGCTCCGCCGGCGGAGCCAAAACGGGCGTGATCGCGATCGGCCTCGGCGTGCTCGTGGCCGTCGCGGTCGGCGTCGGCGTGGCTCCGCGACTCCTGGACTTTGTGAGGGGGCCGTCTTCCTCGTCTAAAACTGTTTCTTCTTCGTTCTCCTTGTCCCAACCGGCGCCGCCTCCGCCCGTCAAGCCGGAGACTCCGTTGACCACGGAGTCCATCGAGGCCCTGCTTGCGGACCTTGATCAAGCCGTCAAGCGAAAAGACGTCGAGGGAATCCTGCGGCGCATCGCGCCCGACGCGGTCATCTTGATTCGCATGAAGCAAGGGGCTCATCACCAGACCGCGCTGCTCTCGCGCGAGGATTATCGTAAAACGCTGGCCGCGGAGTTCGCCTTTCTCAGCGCGGACGACTTCGTTCGCGCGAACACGAAGGTGTCGTTGGCGCCGGACGAGCGGAGCGCGAAGATCTCCTTCAAGACCACGGAAACGCTCCGACAAGCCGAGCGGGAATTCACGGTCGAGGGCGAGCACACTCTCCTGGTCACCATGCGCGGCGACAAGCCGACGATCGTCTCGCTTGAACGGGACGTTCCCGGCGACTCAACCTGA
- a CDS encoding response regulator transcription factor yields the protein MRVLVIEDETKVGCFIKRALEEESYAVDLCEDGAKGLEMALATDYDLLVVDLMLPSVSGMDILKTIRRQRIHTPVLILSAQSQVDQRVKGLDAGADDYLTKPFAIDELLARVRALLRRGATESQGILQVDDLVLNPATREVTRGGQRIELTLKEYALLEYLMRHTGRVLTRPMISEHVWNQDFDTFTNVIDVYVNYLRNKIDRGRAKKLIHTVRGSGYMLKAD from the coding sequence ATGCGAGTCCTCGTCATCGAAGATGAAACCAAGGTCGGGTGTTTTATCAAGCGGGCGCTCGAAGAAGAAAGTTATGCCGTCGATCTGTGCGAAGACGGAGCCAAGGGACTCGAGATGGCGCTGGCGACGGACTACGACCTGTTGGTCGTGGACTTGATGCTGCCGTCGGTGTCCGGCATGGACATTCTCAAGACCATTCGACGCCAACGCATCCACACGCCGGTCTTGATTCTCTCGGCCCAATCCCAAGTCGATCAGCGGGTCAAGGGACTCGACGCCGGCGCGGACGACTATCTCACCAAGCCCTTCGCCATCGATGAACTGCTGGCGCGCGTTCGCGCGTTGCTCCGCCGCGGGGCGACGGAAAGCCAGGGCATCCTCCAGGTCGATGACTTGGTCTTGAATCCGGCCACCCGCGAGGTCACCCGCGGAGGACAGCGAATCGAGCTGACATTGAAGGAATACGCGCTGCTCGAATACCTCATGCGGCATACCGGGCGGGTGTTGACCAGACCCATGATCTCCGAACACGTCTGGAATCAGGACTTCGATACGTTCACCAACGTCATCGACGTCTACGTGAACTATCTGCGCAACAAGATCGATCGGGGCCGCGCCAAGAAATTGATCCACACCGTCCGGGGCAGCGGCTACATGCTGAAGGCCGACTGA